A stretch of the Ostrea edulis chromosome 9, xbOstEdul1.1, whole genome shotgun sequence genome encodes the following:
- the LOC125657796 gene encoding uncharacterized protein LOC125657796 isoform X1, whose product MVAKSSVSVACMEVGNIGSDISASMGSAPAVTHVQGRPHMERWHSFPPPDGVRENLPLYSIQHCKQRGSTGRDCILRLPNVPACAAPKILTGAYHLVTRPSNLPRLSATQKQFLGKSIPDRRLSAWLQHSVRSRPGSLITPLQLMTVGAKPGTSKPNAGMDFINGDYLNGPLYDHTVCGEINMMDSTIFASSPNSLYMYEQEKNDMQSFNDTSCNGSMTSLLNEEPFELKTKYENSRDITMAVSGGGTPTSTTTSASGTFSDNSWVSNPGSQPCDSSLVKMEEFEPTLAELNTVTSEENTMMDISNITDYISPENMQQLDLLISAAQQSFPGLDNTSGMSDLKQNSRDRGRHSSASEIPRTWTVTSPSQDDAPVFSRDVKLPNYQRQPLDGQRIRHSSASSYSNKPPQKSNLANSTLHKLLSRTTQPVSVVTTEHTVPASVPSQLSPGKRKMSFPKEESNSVDRKWEEIKQLLYSEEKQAVPQKQTPSQKQTPSQPKCKRQSLDSLSSAPSFDDSDSDSDVNDFSDTDLEGSQEEWTGGRSSRETSRQVRKDQFFWQYNIQSKGPKGKRVKFGMEENPHKVQDFEDPVFDKFSASQLGTTIRHGGKARKGDGNDVSPNPKKLVQIGTQIKKLNKQINSFAPLSELPVSTRNKSKKEKNKLASRACRLKKKAQHEANKVKLHGLDIEHKELLFVIDSIKEDLHHFIVRNGPQLKFSTRLEDLVKENLTLQVAGNTTDYVNTVITKVEAGDPKGGLDIKK is encoded by the exons ATGGTGGCAAAATCATCAGTCAGTGTTGCTTGCATGGAAGTAGGGAATATCGGGAGTGACATATCCGCCTCTATGGGGTCCGCCCCAGCAGTTACGCACGTGCAGGGACGCCCGCATATGGAGAGATGGCACTCCTTCCCGCCTCCCGATGG TGTTCGAGAAAATCTACCTCTGTATTCAATACAGCACTGTAAACAGCGCGGGTCAACAGGGCGTGATTGTATACTTAGACTTCCAAACGTACCAGCGTGTGCAGCCCCAAAAATCCTTACTGGGGCTTATCATCTAGTGACCAGACCCTCAAATCTACCTCGACTCTCTGCTACTCAGAAGCAGTTCTTGGGAAAGTCCATTCCAGATCGCAGACTGTCAGCTTGGTTACAGCACTCTGTCCGGTCAAGACCGGGTTCCCTCATAACACCCCTTCAGCTGATGACTGTTGGGGCCAAACCGGGCACCTCTAAG CCCAATGCAGGTATGGATTTTATAAATGGGGATTACTTGAATGGACCATTGTATGACCACACCGTCTGTGGGGAGATTAATATGATGGACTCCACCATCTTTGCTTCCAGTCCAaattcactgtacatgtatgagcaGGAGAAAAACGACATGCAAAGTTTCAACGACACATCGTGTAATGGCAGCATGACAAGCCTTCTGAATGAGGAGCCATTtgaactgaaaacaaaatatgaaaattcacGTGACATCACCATGGCGGTAAGTGGTGGGGGAACTCCCACCTCAACCACGACCAGTGCTTCAGGAACCTTCTCAGATAATTCATGGGTCAGTAATCCAGGAAGTCAGCCATGTGATTCAAGTCTAGTCAAAATGGAGGAGTTTGAGCCTACCTTGGCTGAGCTGAACACTGTGACTTCTGAAGAGAATACAATGATGGATATCAGCAATATCACAGACTACATCTCCCCAGAAAACATGCAACAGCTGGATCTGCTAATCTCCGCAGCTCAGCAGTCGTTTCCTGGCTTGGATAATACCAGTGGGATGAGTGACTTGAAACAGAATTCCCGGGATCGAGGCCGACATAGTTCGGCTAGTGAAATCCCACGGACCTGGACCGTGACATCCCCATCACAAGACGATGCTCCCGTGTTCTCTAGGGACGTAAAATTACCCAATTATcagagacagccccttgacggGCAGCGGATTAGACATTCTAGTGCATCTTCATATTCCAACAAACCTCCACAGAAATCCAACTTAGCCAATTCTACTCTCCACAAGCTGTTGTCAAGGACAACACAACCTGTTTCCGTGGTGACAACAGAACACACTGTTCCTGCCTCAGTGCCATCTCAGCTTAGTCCGGGAAAACGTAAGATGTCATTTCCCAAGGAAGAATCCAATTCTGTGGACAGGAAGTGGGAGGAGATTAAACAGCTGCTGTACTCGGAGGAGAAACAGGCCGTCCCCCAAAAACAGACTCCCTCACAAAAGCAGACCCCCTCCCAGCCCAAGTGCAAACGCCAGAGTCTGG ATTCCCTCAGTTCTGCGCCTTCATTTGACGATTCTGATTCGGACTCAGATGTCAATGACTTTTCAGATACAG aTTTAGAAGGAAGCCAGGAAGAATGGACTGGAGGCAGGTCATCTCGGGAGACTTCACGTCAAGTCCGAAAAGACCAATTCTTCTGGCAATACAACATCCAATCAAAAGGTCCGAAGGGCAAAAGAGTCAAGTTCGGCATGGAGGAAAACCCTCACAAAGTCCAGGATTTTGAAGATCCTGTTTTTGATAAATTCTCTGCATCACAGCTTGGTACGACCATTCGTCATGGCGGGAAAGCTCGGAAAGGGGATGGGAATGATGTCTCCCCCAACCCGAAAAAACTGGTTCAGATTGGAACTCAGATCAAAAAGTTGAACAAACAAATCAACAGCTTTGCTCCCCTGAGTGAACTTCCAGTATCCACCAGGAACAAGTCCAAGAAGGAGAAAAACAAACTGGCTTCCAG GGCATGCAGGCTCAAGAAAAAGGCGCAACATGAAGCTAATAAAGTGAAATTGCATGGACTGGACATCGAACATAAAGAGCTGTTGTTTGTAATCGATAGCATTAAGGAAGACCTCCACCATTTCATTGTCCGCAACGGACCTCAGCTGAAATTCTCCACTCGTCTGGAGGACCTGGTCAAGGAAAATTTAA CTCTACAAGTGGCGGGAAATACCACCGATTACGTCAACACAGTAATCACCAAGGTGGAGGCTGGAGACCCAAAAGGAGGCCTCGACATCAAGAAATGA
- the LOC125657796 gene encoding CREB3 regulatory factor-like isoform X2 has product MALLPASRWPNAGMDFINGDYLNGPLYDHTVCGEINMMDSTIFASSPNSLYMYEQEKNDMQSFNDTSCNGSMTSLLNEEPFELKTKYENSRDITMAVSGGGTPTSTTTSASGTFSDNSWVSNPGSQPCDSSLVKMEEFEPTLAELNTVTSEENTMMDISNITDYISPENMQQLDLLISAAQQSFPGLDNTSGMSDLKQNSRDRGRHSSASEIPRTWTVTSPSQDDAPVFSRDVKLPNYQRQPLDGQRIRHSSASSYSNKPPQKSNLANSTLHKLLSRTTQPVSVVTTEHTVPASVPSQLSPGKRKMSFPKEESNSVDRKWEEIKQLLYSEEKQAVPQKQTPSQKQTPSQPKCKRQSLDSLSSAPSFDDSDSDSDVNDFSDTDLEGSQEEWTGGRSSRETSRQVRKDQFFWQYNIQSKGPKGKRVKFGMEENPHKVQDFEDPVFDKFSASQLGTTIRHGGKARKGDGNDVSPNPKKLVQIGTQIKKLNKQINSFAPLSELPVSTRNKSKKEKNKLASRACRLKKKAQHEANKVKLHGLDIEHKELLFVIDSIKEDLHHFIVRNGPQLKFSTRLEDLVKENLTLQVAGNTTDYVNTVITKVEAGDPKGGLDIKK; this is encoded by the exons ATGGCACTCCTTCCCGCCTCCCGATGG CCCAATGCAGGTATGGATTTTATAAATGGGGATTACTTGAATGGACCATTGTATGACCACACCGTCTGTGGGGAGATTAATATGATGGACTCCACCATCTTTGCTTCCAGTCCAaattcactgtacatgtatgagcaGGAGAAAAACGACATGCAAAGTTTCAACGACACATCGTGTAATGGCAGCATGACAAGCCTTCTGAATGAGGAGCCATTtgaactgaaaacaaaatatgaaaattcacGTGACATCACCATGGCGGTAAGTGGTGGGGGAACTCCCACCTCAACCACGACCAGTGCTTCAGGAACCTTCTCAGATAATTCATGGGTCAGTAATCCAGGAAGTCAGCCATGTGATTCAAGTCTAGTCAAAATGGAGGAGTTTGAGCCTACCTTGGCTGAGCTGAACACTGTGACTTCTGAAGAGAATACAATGATGGATATCAGCAATATCACAGACTACATCTCCCCAGAAAACATGCAACAGCTGGATCTGCTAATCTCCGCAGCTCAGCAGTCGTTTCCTGGCTTGGATAATACCAGTGGGATGAGTGACTTGAAACAGAATTCCCGGGATCGAGGCCGACATAGTTCGGCTAGTGAAATCCCACGGACCTGGACCGTGACATCCCCATCACAAGACGATGCTCCCGTGTTCTCTAGGGACGTAAAATTACCCAATTATcagagacagccccttgacggGCAGCGGATTAGACATTCTAGTGCATCTTCATATTCCAACAAACCTCCACAGAAATCCAACTTAGCCAATTCTACTCTCCACAAGCTGTTGTCAAGGACAACACAACCTGTTTCCGTGGTGACAACAGAACACACTGTTCCTGCCTCAGTGCCATCTCAGCTTAGTCCGGGAAAACGTAAGATGTCATTTCCCAAGGAAGAATCCAATTCTGTGGACAGGAAGTGGGAGGAGATTAAACAGCTGCTGTACTCGGAGGAGAAACAGGCCGTCCCCCAAAAACAGACTCCCTCACAAAAGCAGACCCCCTCCCAGCCCAAGTGCAAACGCCAGAGTCTGG ATTCCCTCAGTTCTGCGCCTTCATTTGACGATTCTGATTCGGACTCAGATGTCAATGACTTTTCAGATACAG aTTTAGAAGGAAGCCAGGAAGAATGGACTGGAGGCAGGTCATCTCGGGAGACTTCACGTCAAGTCCGAAAAGACCAATTCTTCTGGCAATACAACATCCAATCAAAAGGTCCGAAGGGCAAAAGAGTCAAGTTCGGCATGGAGGAAAACCCTCACAAAGTCCAGGATTTTGAAGATCCTGTTTTTGATAAATTCTCTGCATCACAGCTTGGTACGACCATTCGTCATGGCGGGAAAGCTCGGAAAGGGGATGGGAATGATGTCTCCCCCAACCCGAAAAAACTGGTTCAGATTGGAACTCAGATCAAAAAGTTGAACAAACAAATCAACAGCTTTGCTCCCCTGAGTGAACTTCCAGTATCCACCAGGAACAAGTCCAAGAAGGAGAAAAACAAACTGGCTTCCAG GGCATGCAGGCTCAAGAAAAAGGCGCAACATGAAGCTAATAAAGTGAAATTGCATGGACTGGACATCGAACATAAAGAGCTGTTGTTTGTAATCGATAGCATTAAGGAAGACCTCCACCATTTCATTGTCCGCAACGGACCTCAGCTGAAATTCTCCACTCGTCTGGAGGACCTGGTCAAGGAAAATTTAA CTCTACAAGTGGCGGGAAATACCACCGATTACGTCAACACAGTAATCACCAAGGTGGAGGCTGGAGACCCAAAAGGAGGCCTCGACATCAAGAAATGA